One Thalassotalea atypica DNA window includes the following coding sequences:
- the ydiJ gene encoding D-2-hydroxyglutarate dehydrogenase YdiJ, which yields MLPRLDPVELIKPIYQDFINALKQTAFTGEINNQYSARLAVATDNSVYQQLPQLVLHPRTKNDVQLITGLANQQRFQNIKFSARGGGTGTNGQSLTPGIVIDLSKYMNRILEINVQENWVKVEAGVVKDQLNDYLRPYGFFFSPDLSTSNRATIGGMINTDASGQGSLVYGKTSNHVLGLSSVLANGELIETFPMPIEEAERVGQEHTSLGKIVGQVYNTCRDNRELILSTFPRLNRFLTGYDLENVFDVDLTTFDLSRVITGSEGSLAIVCEAKLNLTPISKAKAIVNIKYDSFDSALRHSPSLVKANATSVETIDSKVLNLAKQDIVWHSVSDLITEVPGKVMDGINLVEYNDDNIDALKSRIGTLEQTLAQDIDSDKGVIGFQVTYDLASINRLYAMRKKAVGLLGNTAGSQKPLAFAEDTAVPPENLADFIVEFRALLDSYNLHYGMFGHVDAGVLHVRPALDMCDPEQEKLLRQISDQVVSLTAKYGGLMWGEHGKGYRSEYGPEFFGEVLFTELRKIKSAFDPLNKMNPGKICTPIDSQEALVSVDGVKRGYFDRQIPTAVKTSFESALGCNGNGLCFNYDVTSPMCPSSKVTRDRRHSPKGRAGLMREWLRLVESQGVDVLSLEQEISGWSVKRLLNKISNGFSADTKEDFSHEVMSAMKGCLACKACVSQCPVKVDVPDFRSRFINLYHSKYFRPITDHLVANVEQLAPVMATMPKIVNSVLNTPLYKSFSRKFIGYVDTPLLSIPTLNKRVADRFERFDIDALTNFSDEEKAKTLLIVQDPFTSFYDANTVESMMLLAQKLGFNPILLPFKPNGKPQHVKGFLKRFAKTAKNSADFLNQLHELSLPMVGMDASLVLCYRDEYKQILGDQRGEFNVQLAHEWLVTAIGTIDVESFALPVAKQPTPFKLFGHCTEKTALPKSESQWIDIFKTFGLVVEKVSVGCCGMAGTYGHEAVNLDNSRSLFEMSWQAPLDALSDEQVLVTGFSCRSQAKRFASIKSRHPVQALLEAINELHIKT from the coding sequence ATGTTACCTCGGTTAGACCCTGTTGAATTAATTAAACCTATTTACCAAGATTTCATTAACGCTCTAAAGCAAACTGCTTTTACGGGTGAAATTAATAACCAATACAGCGCGCGACTCGCTGTCGCAACAGATAACAGTGTTTATCAACAGCTCCCACAATTAGTGCTTCACCCTCGCACCAAGAACGATGTTCAACTTATTACAGGGCTGGCAAACCAACAACGTTTCCAAAACATAAAATTCAGTGCAAGAGGCGGCGGTACTGGTACCAATGGTCAAAGTTTAACGCCAGGGATTGTTATTGACTTATCAAAATACATGAATCGTATTTTAGAAATTAATGTTCAAGAAAACTGGGTAAAAGTAGAAGCGGGTGTGGTTAAGGATCAACTCAATGATTACTTGCGTCCTTACGGTTTTTTCTTCTCACCTGATTTATCGACTAGTAATAGGGCAACCATCGGTGGCATGATCAACACGGACGCATCCGGTCAAGGCTCTTTGGTGTATGGTAAAACCTCCAACCATGTTTTAGGACTGAGTAGCGTACTGGCTAATGGCGAATTGATAGAAACATTTCCAATGCCTATTGAAGAAGCTGAGCGTGTTGGTCAAGAGCACACTAGTCTCGGGAAAATTGTCGGGCAGGTTTACAATACGTGTCGCGACAACCGTGAGCTTATTTTATCAACGTTTCCACGTCTCAATCGCTTTTTAACGGGTTATGACTTAGAAAACGTATTCGATGTTGACTTAACAACATTTGATCTCTCCCGCGTGATCACGGGCTCTGAAGGATCGCTTGCCATTGTTTGCGAAGCTAAACTTAACTTAACGCCCATTTCAAAAGCCAAAGCGATCGTCAATATTAAATACGACAGTTTTGACTCGGCACTTCGTCATTCACCAAGCCTAGTTAAGGCAAATGCAACGTCAGTAGAAACGATAGACAGCAAAGTACTGAATCTAGCGAAACAAGATATTGTCTGGCACTCGGTTAGTGATTTAATCACGGAAGTGCCTGGTAAAGTCATGGATGGTATAAACCTTGTCGAGTACAACGATGATAATATTGACGCATTAAAATCACGTATAGGGACACTAGAGCAAACATTGGCTCAAGACATCGATAGTGATAAGGGCGTTATCGGCTTTCAAGTAACTTACGATTTAGCCAGTATCAATCGCTTATACGCTATGCGTAAAAAAGCGGTTGGCTTGCTCGGTAATACAGCGGGAAGCCAAAAACCGTTAGCCTTTGCTGAAGATACGGCAGTGCCACCTGAAAATTTAGCTGATTTTATTGTTGAATTTAGAGCTCTGCTTGATAGCTATAACCTACATTACGGCATGTTTGGGCATGTTGATGCCGGTGTCTTACATGTAAGGCCTGCACTTGATATGTGCGATCCTGAACAAGAGAAATTGCTTCGTCAAATTTCCGATCAAGTAGTTTCATTAACTGCTAAATATGGTGGTTTAATGTGGGGTGAGCACGGGAAGGGTTATCGTAGTGAATACGGCCCTGAATTTTTTGGTGAGGTACTGTTCACTGAGCTGAGAAAAATAAAGTCGGCGTTCGATCCGCTCAATAAAATGAATCCCGGTAAAATTTGTACGCCAATTGACTCTCAAGAAGCGCTTGTTTCTGTTGATGGCGTAAAACGTGGATATTTTGATCGTCAAATCCCAACGGCAGTTAAAACCTCATTCGAGTCAGCGCTAGGCTGTAACGGCAATGGTCTGTGTTTTAACTACGACGTCACAAGCCCTATGTGCCCATCGAGTAAAGTTACACGCGATCGACGACACTCTCCTAAAGGTCGAGCAGGGTTAATGCGTGAATGGCTTAGACTAGTCGAGAGCCAAGGCGTTGATGTTCTGTCGCTTGAGCAGGAAATCAGCGGTTGGTCAGTCAAACGTTTGCTGAATAAAATTTCGAATGGTTTTAGCGCTGACACTAAGGAGGATTTCTCTCATGAAGTGATGTCTGCGATGAAAGGCTGCTTGGCGTGTAAAGCCTGTGTTAGTCAGTGTCCAGTCAAAGTTGATGTACCAGATTTTAGATCGCGTTTTATCAACCTTTATCATTCAAAGTACTTTAGACCAATAACTGACCATCTTGTCGCAAATGTTGAGCAATTGGCGCCCGTGATGGCAACGATGCCAAAAATTGTAAATAGTGTATTAAATACGCCATTATATAAGTCGTTTAGCCGTAAATTTATTGGCTATGTGGATACACCGTTATTATCTATACCAACACTTAATAAACGTGTAGCAGATAGATTCGAACGATTCGATATTGACGCGTTAACCAATTTTTCTGATGAAGAAAAAGCTAAAACGTTGCTTATTGTCCAAGATCCTTTTACCTCATTTTATGACGCAAATACCGTGGAATCCATGATGTTGCTGGCTCAAAAGCTTGGCTTTAATCCAATATTATTGCCGTTTAAGCCTAATGGTAAACCACAGCATGTTAAAGGTTTCCTAAAACGTTTTGCTAAAACTGCCAAGAATAGTGCAGATTTCTTAAACCAATTACATGAGCTCAGCTTACCTATGGTAGGCATGGACGCTTCATTAGTGCTTTGCTATCGAGATGAATATAAACAAATATTAGGAGATCAGCGCGGCGAGTTTAATGTCCAGCTAGCTCATGAATGGCTTGTTACTGCGATTGGTACAATAGATGTTGAATCATTCGCGCTACCAGTCGCTAAACAGCCAACACCGTTTAAATTGTTTGGTCATTGCACGGAAAAAACAGCACTGCCTAAAAGTGAAAGCCAATGGATTGATATTTTCAAAACGTTTGGCTTAGTGGTTGAAAAAGTGAGTGTGGGTTGTTGCGGTATGGCGGGTACTTATGGCCATGAAGCGGTTAATTTGGATAACTCAAGGTCATTGTTTGAAATGAGTTGGCAAGCACCTCTTGACGCATTATCAGATGAACAAGTGTTGGTGACTGGTTTTTCATGTCGAAGCCAAGCTAAACGGTTTGCTAGCATTAAGTCTCGTCACCCCGTACAGGCATTATTAGAAGCGATTAACGAGTTGCATATAAAGACATAG
- a CDS encoding GNAT family N-acetyltransferase, with the protein MPYSVSRVPWEQAEPLLKDVRERVFICEYRIPKSIEFDRKDRTAYHMLVCDDITQEPIATGRILNTGEIGRIAVVMEHRKLKLDQIVIQGLMQIAKELSLNEVFIHSPLDAVEYFRKNKFYTVGSVFMEAGLPKQRMACPIDCINYNKCYLSH; encoded by the coding sequence GTGCCTTATAGTGTAAGCCGAGTACCTTGGGAACAAGCGGAGCCTTTACTTAAAGACGTGCGAGAGCGCGTCTTTATATGCGAATACCGAATTCCCAAAAGTATTGAATTTGATCGAAAAGATCGTACGGCTTATCACATGTTAGTTTGTGATGACATAACCCAAGAGCCTATCGCTACGGGACGCATTTTAAATACTGGAGAAATAGGTCGCATCGCTGTCGTGATGGAACATCGTAAGCTGAAATTAGATCAAATTGTCATTCAAGGGTTGATGCAAATAGCTAAAGAACTCTCCTTAAATGAAGTGTTCATTCATAGCCCATTAGATGCTGTTGAATATTTTAGGAAAAATAAGTTTTATACGGTTGGCTCTGTTTTTATGGAGGCGGGATTACCAAAGCAGCGTATGGCCTGCCCTATTGATTGCATCAACTATAACAAATGCTACCTAAGTCACTGA
- a CDS encoding Leu/Phe/Val dehydrogenase, translating to MAFFDLVDFDHHEQVVFCSDEETGLKAIIAVHSTKLGAAVGGCRMWDYASDEEALVDVLRLSRGMTYKNAMAGLTMGGGKSVIIGNAKEIKSEALFKAFGNALNGLGGRYVSAEDVNITTADIAIANTVTPYVTGTEGKSGNPAPFTALGTFLGIKAAVKHKLGTGDLTGLRIAIQGLGSVGYYLCEHLHKAGAKLVVTDLNQEALDKVATEFGADVVGLNEIYDQDVDVYAPCALGATINDSTIDRIKAKIVAGCANNQLAEPRHDHALVERGILYAPDYVINAGGIINVSFEEDYCIDQATAKVEEIYSTLLDVFNKADAENKPTGMVADEMAREIIARGGK from the coding sequence GTGGCTTTTTTCGATTTAGTAGACTTTGATCATCATGAACAAGTCGTTTTCTGTAGCGACGAAGAAACAGGCTTAAAAGCAATTATTGCGGTACACAGCACAAAGTTAGGTGCTGCGGTTGGTGGTTGTAGAATGTGGGACTACGCAAGTGATGAAGAAGCGTTAGTTGACGTTTTACGTCTATCTCGTGGCATGACATATAAAAATGCCATGGCAGGCTTGACCATGGGTGGTGGAAAATCAGTTATTATTGGTAACGCTAAAGAAATCAAATCTGAAGCACTTTTTAAAGCATTTGGTAATGCGTTAAATGGCTTAGGTGGACGCTACGTTAGCGCTGAAGACGTCAATATCACTACAGCAGATATTGCCATTGCTAATACAGTAACACCTTATGTAACAGGCACTGAAGGTAAAAGTGGAAACCCTGCACCATTCACAGCATTAGGTACCTTTTTAGGCATTAAAGCCGCTGTTAAGCATAAACTAGGCACAGGCGATTTAACTGGACTGCGCATCGCTATTCAAGGGTTAGGTAGTGTTGGTTATTACTTGTGTGAACATTTACACAAAGCGGGCGCAAAATTGGTAGTTACCGACTTAAATCAAGAAGCACTTGATAAAGTAGCCACTGAGTTTGGCGCTGACGTTGTTGGTTTGAATGAAATTTACGACCAAGATGTTGATGTATATGCGCCGTGTGCACTTGGCGCAACAATTAACGACAGTACCATTGATCGCATTAAGGCTAAGATCGTTGCTGGTTGTGCCAATAATCAATTAGCAGAGCCAAGACATGACCACGCTTTAGTTGAACGTGGTATTTTGTACGCACCTGATTATGTAATCAATGCCGGAGGCATCATCAATGTGTCTTTCGAAGAAGATTACTGCATTGATCAAGCGACCGCTAAAGTTGAAGAAATTTATTCTACTTTGTTGGATGTATTCAATAAAGCTGATGCTGAAAACAAACCAACGGGTATGGTAGCTGATGAAATGGCTCGCGAAATAATCGCTCGAGGCGGTAAGTAA
- a CDS encoding DUF4826 family protein, whose protein sequence is MSDNAALTEEQQSAWIKEQYQAATKYLATKGIITSTVILEQSRYLVPSIAVWLLKDATGQLYWVLSAQLSTDHVHAETANNAREAMRHFSMKWQLQAENMLSSEDCKQHEFGQRLVSQADKLYDLYNDDVLWQ, encoded by the coding sequence ATGTCCGATAACGCGGCACTAACTGAAGAACAACAATCCGCATGGATTAAAGAACAATACCAGGCTGCTACTAAGTACCTTGCAACAAAAGGAATTATTACATCTACCGTAATCCTTGAACAAAGTCGTTATCTTGTACCTTCGATCGCTGTTTGGTTACTTAAAGATGCAACAGGGCAGTTGTATTGGGTACTAAGTGCTCAACTTTCTACTGATCACGTCCATGCTGAAACAGCAAATAATGCTAGGGAGGCAATGCGGCATTTTTCAATGAAGTGGCAGCTACAAGCAGAAAATATGCTTTCGAGTGAAGACTGTAAACAACATGAATTTGGCCAGCGCTTGGTTAGTCAGGCTGACAAGTTATACGATCTTTATAATGATGATGTACTGTGGCAATAA
- the ppsA gene encoding phosphoenolpyruvate synthase: protein MQENVLWYEELGMNDVERVGGKNASLGEMISNLANVGVQVPGGFATTAYAFNEFLEQSGLNDKIYQLLDTLDVSDIHALGECGAKIRQWIIDTPFLPQMQDDIEQAYAKLAGEFTEDASFAVRSSATAEDMPDASFAGQQETFLNVKGLDAVMVAIKHVFASLFNDRAISYRVHQGYDHRGVALSAGIQRMVRSDISSSGVMFSIDTESGFEDVVFVTSSFGLGEMVVQGAVNPDEFYVHKPTLAKGNPAVVRRNIGSKAIKMIYADTQEHGKQVEIVDIEPAQSNQFSLTDDEVMELAKQAVIIEKHYQRPMDIEWAKDGLDGKLYIVQARPETVRSRENANVMEQFQLQESANVICEGRSIGHKIGSGEAKVLSSLDEMDKIQPGDVLVTDMTDPDWEPIMKRASAIVTNRGGRTCHAAIIAREMGIPAVVGCGDATSKIANGDEVTVSCAEGDTGFIYQGKLDFTVTTSEVDSMPELPLKIMMNVGNPDRAFAFARLPHAGIGLARLEFIINKMIGVHPKALLNFDEQSRDLKEEITDIIAGYESPVEFYVAKLTEGISTLAAAYSPEKVIVRMSDFKSNEYANLVGGEEFEPDEENPMIGYRGASRYISKDFRECFALECEAIKRVRNDMGFSNVEIMIPFVRTLDEAAAVIEILESYGLKRGENGLRIIMMCELPSNALLADQFLDYFDGFSIGSNDLTQLTLGLDRDSGLIAHLFDERNPAIKMLLEMAIKACKARGKYVGICGQGPSDHPDFAHWLVEQGIDSVSLNPDTVLPTWLYLAEQEGKVS, encoded by the coding sequence AAGTGGCCTCAACGACAAGATCTATCAATTGCTTGATACTCTTGATGTAAGCGATATTCATGCCTTAGGTGAATGTGGGGCTAAAATCCGTCAATGGATTATTGATACGCCGTTCTTACCGCAAATGCAGGACGATATTGAACAAGCCTATGCTAAACTTGCTGGCGAATTCACCGAAGATGCTTCATTCGCTGTACGTTCATCAGCAACGGCAGAAGACATGCCTGATGCCTCCTTTGCGGGCCAGCAAGAAACTTTCCTCAATGTAAAAGGTTTAGACGCGGTCATGGTCGCGATTAAACACGTTTTTGCCTCTCTTTTTAACGATCGTGCAATCTCTTATCGTGTTCACCAAGGCTACGACCACCGTGGCGTGGCCTTATCTGCGGGTATTCAGCGTATGGTTCGCTCCGATATTTCGTCAAGTGGTGTAATGTTCTCTATTGATACAGAATCAGGCTTTGAAGATGTAGTCTTTGTCACTTCAAGTTTTGGTTTAGGTGAAATGGTTGTACAAGGCGCAGTTAACCCTGACGAATTTTATGTACACAAACCAACACTGGCCAAAGGCAACCCCGCTGTTGTTCGTCGTAATATCGGCTCAAAAGCGATTAAGATGATCTATGCAGACACGCAAGAGCATGGCAAGCAGGTTGAAATTGTTGATATTGAACCAGCACAGTCAAACCAGTTCTCATTGACAGATGATGAAGTAATGGAACTTGCCAAACAAGCAGTGATCATTGAAAAGCATTATCAACGTCCGATGGACATTGAGTGGGCAAAAGATGGTCTCGACGGTAAGCTTTATATAGTTCAAGCCCGCCCTGAAACAGTGCGCAGCCGAGAAAATGCCAATGTGATGGAACAATTCCAATTACAAGAATCAGCTAATGTTATTTGTGAAGGTCGCTCAATTGGTCACAAAATTGGCTCAGGTGAAGCAAAAGTACTGTCTTCATTAGACGAAATGGACAAAATCCAGCCGGGTGATGTATTAGTCACTGACATGACAGATCCTGATTGGGAGCCTATCATGAAGCGAGCTTCTGCGATTGTTACTAACCGTGGTGGACGTACTTGTCACGCAGCAATCATCGCACGTGAAATGGGGATCCCGGCGGTTGTTGGCTGTGGTGATGCAACTTCAAAAATTGCTAATGGTGATGAAGTGACCGTTTCTTGTGCTGAAGGTGATACCGGTTTCATCTACCAAGGTAAACTGGACTTCACCGTGACAACATCAGAAGTGGACTCTATGCCTGAGCTACCACTTAAAATAATGATGAATGTCGGCAACCCAGACCGAGCATTTGCTTTTGCTCGATTACCACATGCAGGTATTGGTTTAGCACGTTTAGAGTTCATTATTAATAAAATGATCGGTGTTCACCCGAAGGCATTATTAAACTTTGATGAACAGTCACGTGATTTAAAAGAAGAAATTACTGATATTATTGCCGGTTATGAAAGTCCTGTAGAGTTTTACGTTGCGAAACTAACTGAAGGTATTTCAACACTAGCGGCGGCATACTCACCAGAAAAAGTCATCGTACGTATGTCTGATTTTAAATCAAACGAATACGCTAACTTAGTGGGCGGTGAAGAGTTTGAGCCGGATGAAGAAAACCCAATGATTGGTTACCGTGGTGCGTCACGTTACATCTCAAAAGATTTCAGAGAGTGTTTTGCACTAGAGTGTGAAGCGATTAAACGTGTACGTAATGACATGGGCTTTAGTAACGTCGAGATCATGATCCCATTTGTTCGTACGTTAGACGAAGCGGCAGCGGTTATTGAGATACTTGAAAGCTACGGCTTAAAACGTGGTGAAAACGGCTTAAGAATTATCATGATGTGTGAATTGCCATCTAACGCATTGCTTGCTGATCAGTTCTTAGATTATTTCGATGGCTTCTCAATTGGCTCTAACGATTTAACTCAGCTAACACTTGGTTTGGATCGTGATTCAGGCTTGATTGCTCATTTATTTGACGAGCGTAATCCTGCTATTAAGATGCTATTAGAAATGGCAATCAAAGCTTGTAAGGCGCGTGGAAAATACGTCGGTATTTGTGGTCAAGGGCCGTCAGATCATCCAGATTTTGCTCATTGGTTAGTGGAGCAGGGCATCGATAGTGTGTCACTCAACCCAGATACAGTATTACCTACTTGGTTATATTTGGCTGAGCAAGAAGGTAAAGTAAGCTAG